The Streptomyces nigra genome includes the window TCGACGAGGCGGCCGCCAAGAAGACCTCCGAGGCGCAGATCAAGATCACGCCCAAGGACGGCACCGACAACGCCTCCATCAACAACTCCGCCGCCGTCACCGTGAGCAAGGGCTCGCTCACCGAGGTGACGATGAAGACCGCCGACGGTGCCGCCGTCGAGGGCCAGATATCGGCGGACAAGACCAGCTGGAAGCCCAGCGGCCCGCTGAAGCGCTCGACCACCTACAAGATCACGGTGACCGCGAAGGACGCCAAGGGCCTGGAGGCCCACGAGAACGGCTCCTTCACCACCGTCTCCCCGGACAACAGCTTCCTCGGCTACTTCACGCCGGAGGACGGCTCCACCGTCGGCGTCGGGATGCCCGTGTCGATCAACTTCGACAAGGCGATCACCAACAAGGCCGACGTGCAGAAGGCCGTCACCGTGAACTCCACCAGCGGTCAGGAAGTCGTCTGCCACTGGTTCAACGACAAGCGCATGGACTGCCGCCCCCAGGACTACTGGAAGGAAGGCTCCACGGTCACCCTGAAGATGGCCCTGGACGGCGTCGAGGGCTCCGAGGGCGTCTACGGCGTCCAGCAGAAGACCGTCACCTTCAAGATCGGCCGCAACCAGGTCTCGTACGTCGACGCGAAGACCAAGCAGATGCGGGTCACGCAGGACGGCAAGGTCGTCAAGACCATCCCGATCTCGGC containing:
- a CDS encoding L,D-transpeptidase, which encodes MTNSKRRKGLAAASALLGGVLVLSACSGGGDDASGGGDTSQAKVDEAAAKKTSEAQIKITPKDGTDNASINNSAAVTVSKGSLTEVTMKTADGAAVEGQISADKTSWKPSGPLKRSTTYKITVTAKDAKGLEAHENGSFTTVSPDNSFLGYFTPEDGSTVGVGMPVSINFDKAITNKADVQKAVTVNSTSGQEVVCHWFNDKRMDCRPQDYWKEGSTVTLKMALDGVEGSEGVYGVQQKTVTFKIGRNQVSYVDAKTKQMRVTQDGKVVKTIPISAGSPENKTYEGVMVMSEMFKETRMNGATVGFTDDDGKGEYDIKDVPHAIRLSTSGTFIHGNYWGAKSIFGSVNTSHGCVGLSDTKGANDKGTAGYWFFNNSIVGDVVVVQNTGDKTIAPDNGLNGWNLGWEQWKAGSAV